The Pseudomonadota bacterium sequence GATTTCTGTGGCGGTCTGGGCGGCGAAAATCGTAAGCAGGTCTTCGGTTCCGGGGGGCAGTTCCAGCTTGCTTTTCTTTAAGACGCCCATGAGGCCGATCATTTTTTCAGCGGAGTTGTAGAGACCGATGCCGATGTAGCCCGAGCCCCGGAATTCTTTGAAAAACCGGTTGTCGGGAAAGTGTTCCTGAATGTTTTCAGGGATATGGCAAATGCGTTTTTTTTCTGTTCCGAACAATGGGGAATAATTCAGCTTATAGCTGAAGGAATCGGCTGTCTGCTGATCGCTTTCCAGGGCTATTATCTGTACCTGTTCTTCTTCAATCGTGCCGATCCAGGCGGTTTCACAGGCAAACCAATGACGCAGGGTGGCGACCAGGTTCTTGAAAAAAGGCTCTCCGAAGACTCCGAAGGTATTGGCGATGACGGTTTTAATGGTGCGGTCGGCCCGGATAACGGCGGTGCGATCATGCAAGGTGGCGGAAAAAAAAGGTTTGGTTTCACGTTTGCTTAGGTGCACGAGCAGGATTATGTGGCAGATCAGTTTGGCGCCGGGGGTGGAGATTTCGATTTCACCTTGCCACTGGCCGCGGTCCAGGGCCGTCGGCAGAGCCTCGGTCTTCAGAAAGTAACGGTTACTTTCAGAGAAAATCTGAAAAAACGACCGCTTCGGAAGCTTTTCTGATGCATCGAGTGCAAACAGACGGTGCCCGGCCGGATTGAGATAGGTTATCGTGCCCTCCAGGGTGAACATGACCACTGGATTTGGTGAAATTTCAATGATTTCAGCGAGTTGATTTTTACCTTCCTGGATTCTGAGTAACTTTGAGCCCTGACTGTGGTCGAGCTCGCGATCGGCCAGGAGCAATTTTTTATAAAGCTCTCTGATTTGCTTCTCGAGCTGTTTGATGGTCAGTCCAGGCTCTTCTTTCATGACGGCTTCTCTGGGCTTCTTAAAAGTTCGGCCAGCAGGCTGACAGGATGTTCGGCCTGCCAGGAGCTGCCGGCCACCACCGCTCCTTCAGTTAACTGCAGGAGGCAGCCGGGACAGCCGCTGGCGACGGTGAGGGCTCCGGTTTGTTCAATATCACAGGCTTTTTCGGCCAGAATCTCACGCGACAGAGCTTTGTGAGTCAGACCAAAAGTGCCGCCGGCTCCGCAGCAGCGTTCGGGATGGCTCATTTCGATGAAATTCTCCCCGGCGATCAGGGAGAGCAGCCAGCGCGGCTCGCGGGTGAGGTTCTGGCCTTTGCGCAGATGACAGGGATCGTGATAAGTGATTTTCCTGGATAAGCGGCGGTTGCCGACCAGCCTTTCCAGCTTTTCCCGGTGACGGTAAAGAAATTCACTGATATCCAGAATTTCGCAGCCGGCGGGCAGATTTTCATATTCTTTCAGAGCATGTCCACAGGAAGCGCAGCCGGTAACGATTTCCTTGACGGATGCGTGCCGGTGAAAGACCTCAAGGTTGCGATTTTGTAAAACCCGATGGCTATCCTGGTCGCCGGTCCCCCAGGCGACCAGGCCGCAGCAAACCAGTTCGCGTGGGAACAGGCCCTGAAAACCCAGTTGTTCAAGGACATAAATAAGATCAAGTCCGGTTTGCGGGTAAAGGTAACGGGTGGCGCAACCGGGAAAATAAATAACCGGTTCAAGCGCGGCTTGCGGTTTTTGTTGCCTGAGCAAGTCATCGAGGTTGCGGCGGGGCAGAACCGGAATAACCGTCTGTTCATCGATGCCGGGTAAGGGCAGACGGCGTTGAAGACCACTGTGGCGAGGTAGTTTTCGTCCCCAGAGGCCCTGCAGGAGTGAACCTGTTTTAAGTAAGGCGGCCAAACTCGAAAAACGACTTTTGAGTAGGGCGAAAGCGCTTTTTTTAATGGGATTGAGGCCGCATTCCTGGTTCTGATGGTTGCGTGCGGCCGCGATGATCTCGGTGATTCTGATGTTTTTTGAGCAGTTTTCTTCGCAGGAACAGCAGAGCAGACAGTGGTCCACCGCTTCCCGCCAGCCTGGCGGCAGATCTGACTTTCCCTGGACGGATTCAATCAGATTCAGTTTGCCGCGGGCCACCATTTCCTCCCGTCCGGTCTGCCGATAAATCGGGCAGACCGTCATGCAGGCCCCACACTTGACGCATTTTTTCAGTTCGTCCCGCCAGTTGGCTTGGCTCATGTTCTTTATCTCGTCAAAGCAAGCGTTTTTCGGCCGGCGCCGAAAAACGGAATCTTTTATTTGATATGGGCTGAATCATTATCGTTGGCTCATCCCTGATGGAAGTCGGCGGGCGAAAAGCCTGTCTTTGAAACCGCAGCCCTTCATCTTCGTGAAAATTCACCGGCAGGCGGTGGTCAGTCTTCCGGTGGAAAAATCTTGCCCGGATTCAGACGATTTTCCGGGTCAAAGGCTCTTTTGATCGCCCGCATGGCGGCAATGGTGGCGCGGTTCCATTCTTTGTCGAGATAGGCTGATTTGGTGTTGCCGATGCCATGTTCACCGGAAAGGGTCCCTCCCAGCGACAGGGTGATGGCAAAGATTTCGGCGACCGCCTCTTCCCCGCGCCGAGCCTGTTCGGGGTCGTTTTTATCAAGCATGACGTTAACATGGATGTTGCCGTCACCCGCATGTCCGAAACAGACAATCGGCAGTTTGACCAGCTCCGAGAGTCTTCCCAGACGATCGATCACGGCCGGAATCGCGGCTCTGGGAACCGCGATGTCTTCGTTGATTTTATGGGGCGCAAGATTGGCGATTGCGGGCGAAAGCCGCCTGCGGGCGCTCCAGAGCTGGGCTCGCTCCGCTTGGTTGCCGGCTTCGATGAACAGCAGGGCGTCATCTTTTAACAGGCTTTGCAGCTTGCGGTTCTGGGCCTCGACACTGGAAACCGAGCCGTCAATTTCGACCAGAAGAAGCGTATCGGCACCGTCGGGGAGAGAAAAAGGCAGCGTTTCCCGGACCGCGTTGATTGAGTGCCGGTCAAGAAATTCGATGGTCGAGGGATCGATCTGGTTTTTCAGCATGCTGGTGATGGCCCGGGCCGCGCTCGCCATGGAAGGAAAGGCCAGCAGCGAGGTGCGGACGCTTTCCGGAGCGGGAAGCAGTTTTAGCAGAATCCGGGTGATGACGGCCAGGGTGCCTTCCGATCCGACCAGCAGCGAGGTCAGATCGTAACCGGAAACCGATTTCACGCATTTATTGCCGCAACGGATGGTCTCACCATTGATCATGACCGCCTCCAGGCCCATCACATAGTCAGCGGTAACGCCGTATTTTACCGCTCGCGGACCACCGGCATTCTCGGCGACATTGCCGCCGAGAGTTGAAAAGCCGAGGCTGGCCGGGTCCGGGGGGTAGAACAGGCCGACCCTGGCGACCGCTTCCTGCAGCTCGGCCGTCACTACTCCGGGTTCAACCGTAGCTATCATATTATCCTGGTCGATTTCCAGAATCTTTTTCATTCTGGTCAGGGACAGGATGATGCCGTCCGCACTGGGAATCGAGCCGCCCGACATGCCGCTGCCGGCCCCGCGGGGGAAAATCTTCAGTCCCTGGTCGGCGGCCAGGCGGATTACGGTTACGACCTGCTTATGATTCTCGGGCAGCACCGCGAGCAGCGGCGACCGGCTCTGGCGGGTGGCGTCATAACCATAACAGGAGCGAAGATCCTCGGCGGCGGCAATCTGCTCTTGTTTGAAACCTGACTGCTTGAGTTTCTCAACCAGCTGGTTGCGCACCGGGTTGATCGCTTCTGACATGTTATTTATCCTTTGCTGGTTTCCGGGTTGACGGTCACGGTCGTATGCGGACCGCTGAGGAGCAGTTGGCCCGGGTGGGCCCCTTTGGGTTTACGCAGATATTTAATTTTAGTCATGGTTACTTCGACTCGGCGTTCTCCCCGGATCTGAGAGTTGGCGGCCGCCAGGGTGGCCGCCTGCAGCTGTTCGGCTTCCGGGGCGCTGCCGTCGGGGGAGGCTTTGAGCAGAACATGGGCCCCGGGGCGTTCCCGGACATGGAACCAGAAATCTTCGGCTCGACCAAGATGACGGTAGAGATAGTCGTTGGCCAGGGCCGTGCGGCCGAGATAGATGACGCCTCCGGCCACCCCGTCAAGCCGGGTGATCCCTGGTTGTGGGGAGGGGCGCGCCGGTTTTACGCGCGAATTTTTGTTTTTTTCGGCGAGTGGCTCTGACCTGGATTTTTTAGCCGTCAGAGCGGCCGCCAGCTCCAGCAGTTCCTGTAACTCTTCCGAAGTATCGCTCTCCGGTCGGAATTTGCTGAACTGAAAAAGTAGATTCATGGTGTAGTCTTCATCGCCGCGGGTCAGCCGGCGGCGGTCTTCAATCAGCTCGAGTCCCCTTCTGGCTTTTTTCGCAGTTTTGTACAGTTTTTCCAGATTCTCCTGAGGAGTGAGCGCCGGATTCAGGGCGATGGCGGTTTCCTCGAGTTTTTCCGACCAGTAATCAACCACGTAAGCCGTGCTCAGGCCTTTTTGCAGCCGCGGCAAGGAGGCCTTGAGCAGGTCTCCCAGACGACGATTGTCGAGATGTTTTTCCTTTTCGGCGGCTTCCGCGGTAAGATGCTGCTGTCTTTTCTGCAGGCGGCGCAAATGTTGCTGCAGAGCTTTTTCAAGTTTCCTGAACTCAAGGGCGCCGTAGTGCTGCTGGTAACGGGGGAAAAACCAGTCATCGTAGGCGGAAAGCAGCTCCTGAGCGGAGGCGGTGGACGGATTCGGGATAATTTCGTGCAGGAGCACCGGCGCCGTGTTGTTGGGGGAGCCGGCAATTATCGGCTCGGGGGGGCGATATGCAAAACCCGGGGCCAGTCTTTCATGATGGGAAACCGGGCGCATCAAGGCGCCTATAATCATATTTTCGCCTTGGGTGAAGACGACGTTTTGGTTTTTGCCGGTGAATTCGATGATCAGTTGCTTTTCGGTTTCCCGCGTGGTGGCGCGGATAAAAATAATGCGGTCATGGGCGTCTTTTTTCAGATCGAGAATCCGGGCCCCCTGCAGGTGACGGCGCAGGTAGGCGCAGAAACGTAAGGGTCGCGGCGGGTTAAGATAACGGCGCTGAGTCAGATGCAGGCCCGGCGCCTGCGGAGCGATCGCAATCAGCAAGCGTTGTTCTCCGACGTGACCCCCTCCGCGCAGACGCAGGAGCAAATGCCAGGGCGTCATCTGATGAATCTTGGTAATGAATGAACCCTGCACTTGGCGCAGCAGAACTCCACTCATGACCTCCAGACTTTGTTTATCCATGGTCTGGGTCGGATTGGTCGAAAATTATTTCCAGACTGTCCGCTCGTTGCAGGCCCCGCGGCAACAGCAGGCCGCGACGGCCACGACTACCGCGATAAGTCTCGAGATTTTCTTTTTTCAGGGTCATCTGGCGGTGCCCGGCATGGACCCTCAAGGTGGCACCCGCCGGCAGAATGATTGCCATTTTCAGGGTTTCGTTTTCGGACTGGTTTTTCCCATTGGGGTTAAGGCTGATGATTTTGTTGCCTTTGCCCCGGGTCAGCAGCGGCAACTGCTGGAGAGCAAAAATCAGCATGCGGCCGCTGCTGCTCAAAGCCACGAGTTCCTCCTGCTCTGTCCTTCCCAGATGCAGCGGAGGCAGGGGGTGGGCGTTTTGAGGTAGGCTCAGAACGGCCTTGCCGTTACGGTTTTTGCTCAGCAGGTCCTGCAGGCAGGTAATAAAACCATAACCATCATCCGAGGCCAGGAGAAACCTTTCCTCATTTTCACCCATCAGCAGATGTTCAATAGGGCTGTCAATCTGCAGGCGTCCGCTCAACGGTTCTCCATGGCTGCGGGCCGAAGGCAGGGTGTGGGCCGCAAGTGTATAGCAGCGCCCGTTGGCGGCCAGGAAAACGACAGGCTGGTTGCTGCGCCCGGTAACCGCCGTTTTAAAGGCATCCCCGGTTCGATAGGTGAGTTTCAGAGGGTCGATGTCGTGACCTTTCGCCGCCCTGACCCAACCTTTGTCGGAGACGATGACGGTGATCGCTTCGGTCGGCAGCAGCTCGGTTGTGCTCAAGGCCTGGGCTTCATTGCGGGGGATGACGGTTGGAGAGCGACGCGAATCACCAAAGAGTCTGGCGTCGTTTTTGATTTCCTTACGGATCAGATTTCTCAGCTTGCGCTCGGAAGCCAGAATCTCAGCCAGGGACTGTCTTTCCTTTTCGAGTTCATCCGCTTCACCTTTGATCTTGAGCTCTTCCAGTTTGGCCAGATGGCGCAGCTTCAGTTCGAGAATCGCTTCCGCCTGTTTTTCACTTAAGCCGAAATGCTGCATCAATATCGGTTTCGGCTGATCATGGCGGCGGATGATGTCTATGATTTCATCAATATTGAGAAAGGCAATCAGCAGGCCGGCAAGAATGTGAAGACGGGCTTCGACCTTTTCCCGGCGGTAGTTAAGACGCCGACGGACGACCTCGATACGGAAGCGGAGCCACTCATTGAGTAGTTGGGCCAGTCCCATGACCCGGGGACGTCCGTCGAGAGCAATCAGGTTCAGGTTGACCCGGTAGGTTTTCTCAAGGTCGGTCGTGGCGAACAGATGGGCCATCAACAGCTCGGGGTCAACCCGGTTGGAACGGGGAATGATGACCAGACGAACCGGTTCCTCGTTGTCCGACTCGTCTCGTAAGTCGGCCACCAGGGGCAGTTTCTTGGCCTGCATCTGGGCGGCGATCTGTTCCATGACCCGAGCGCCGGAAACCTGGTGGGGCAGGGCCGTAATCACGATGTCATGCTCTTCCAGTTCGTAGACCGCCCGCATTTTCAGGGTGCCGTTGCCTTTTTCATAGAGCCTGACAAGTTCCTCGCGTGGGGTGATGATCTCGGCCCGGGAAGGAAAATCCGGGCCTTTGATAATCTCGCAAAGAGCGGCCGTGGTCGCCTCGGGATGGTCCAGCAGATAAATGCAGGCTTCGGCAACCTCACTGAGATTGTGGGGGGGGATGTCGGTCGCCATGCCGACGGCGATGCCGGTGCTGCCGTTAAGCAGAAGATTGGGCAGCCGGGCCGGAAGCAGAAGCGGCTCCTGCAAGGTGCCGTCAAAATTATCTCCCCAGTCGACCGTGCCCTGATCCAGTTCGCTGAGCAGCAGATCGGCATAGTCGGAAAGCCGTGCTTCGGTGTAACGCATGGCGGCGAATGACTTCGGGTCATCCGGAGCCCCCCAGTTGCCTTGGCCGTCGATCAGGGGGTAGCGGTAGGTGAAGGGCTGGGCCATCAGGACCATCGCTTCATAGCAGGCGGAATCTCCGTGGGGATGAAACTTGCCCAGTACATCGCCCACGGTTCGCGCCGATTTTTTGTATTTGGCTCCGGCTTTCAGGCCGAGTTCGGACATAGCGTAGATGATGCGCCGTTGTACCGGTTTGAGGCCGTCACCGATATGGGGGAGAGCCCGGTCGAGAATGACATACATGGCATACTCGAGGTAAGCCTTTTCGGTAAAACGGCCGAGAAACTGCTTTTCGCATTCGTCCTGAAGGAATAACTGCTTTTCCTGCGTCATATGATTTTGTTTAGTCGTTTTCCTGGGATTGGGCCGCGGCGTCCGTCGGAACTAGTGGTTCTGCAGTCAGACAGCCTTTATCTTCGAGCCACTGGCGGCGGTCGGCGGCTCTTTTTTTGGCCAGCATCATGTCCATGATCTGGAAATCCTCGCCGGCTTCGTTCAGGGTCAGCTGGACCAGACGCCGGGTCTCGGCCGCCATGGTGGTTTCCCTCAATTGCAGGGGGTTCATCTCGCCGAGTCCCTTGAATCTCTGCAGGTTGATGCGAACGTTTTTTTTGTCTTCCCGCAAACGTTCAAGGATAGCTTCTTTTTCGGTCTCATCAAGGGCATAGTAGACCTCTTTGCCACGGTCGATCCGGTAGAGAGGAGGCATGGCGATGAACAGATGGCCGGCCCGGACCAAGGGCTTGAAATGACGGAGGAACAGGGCGCAGATCAGGGTGGCGATATGAAGACCGTCGGAATCGGCATCGGCGAGAACGCAGATTTTTCCGTAGCGCAGGTCTGTGAGGCGGTCGGAGCCCGGGTCGACCCCGATGGCGGCGGCGATATCATGAATCTCCTTGGAGGCCAGAATGACTTCGACATCGCTTTCCCAGGTGTTGAGGATTTTCCCCCGCAACGGCATGACCGCCTGAAAATTTCGGTCCCGGGCCTGTTTGGCGGAGCCTCCGGCGGAATCGCCTTCGACCAGGAAGAGCTCGCTCAGGGCCGGATCCTGGCTGACGCAATCGGCCAGTTTGCCGGGCAGGGCCGGCCCGTTGGTGATTTTCTTGCGTTCGACCTTGCGGGCCGCCCGTTGTCTTTTCTGCGCGTTGGCGATAGCCAGAGCGGCGATTTCCTCGCCGATGGCGGGATGTTCATTCAGCCAGAGGCTGAAAGCGTCCTTGATCACCCCGGCGACCAAGGACGCGCTTTCCCTTGAAGTTAGTCGTTCCTTGGTCTGGCCGGAAAATTGGGGATTCTGAGATTTCAAGGAAATGATGTAGCTGCAATGTTCCCAGCTGTCCTCAGGGGAAAGTTTCAGTCCTCGGGGCAAAAGATTGCGAAAGTCGCAAAATTCTCTGATAGCCGCCTGTAAACCGCTGCGCAGGCCGTTGACATGGGTTCCTCCGGCCGACGTGGGAATCAGGTTGACATAGCTTTCATTGATAGGTTCTCCCCCTTCCGGTAACCAGGTCAGGGCCCAGCTTACGCTTTCGGAATCACTGCTGAATTTACTGGTAAAAGGCGGATCCGGAATCTGAGAACGGCCGTCGAGACTCTGTTTGAGATAGTCGGCCAGGCCATCGACAAAGAGCCATTCATAACTCTCTTCGTTGATCTGGTCGATAAAACTGACTTTCAGCCCGGGGCAGAGAACCGCCTTGGCCCGCAGGGTATGGATCAGGCGGTTAACCGCGAATTTGACGGTATCGAAATATTTCGGGTCCGGCCAGAATCTGATCGCGGTGCCTGTGTTGCGGCGTCCGACATCCTCGATCCGGGTCAGGGGAGAGCTGCTGATTCCGCCACTGAAGGCACAGGTGAAACGACCGCCGTCGCGTTTGACTTCAACCTCCAGATGCTGGGAGAGAGCATTGACGACAGAAACTCCAACCCCGTGTAAACCACCTGAATATTGGTAGCTTTTATGGTTGAATTTGGCTCCGGCATGAAGCCTGGTCATGATCAGTTCGATTCCCGGGACCTGCTCTTCGGGGTGAATGTCGACCGGCATGCCGCGACCGTTATCCCTGACCTCCAGCGAGTTATCGTTGTAGAGAATAACTTCCAGGCGATTGGCAAAGCCGGCCATGGCTTCATCGACACTGTTGTCGATGACTTCCTGAGCGAGATGGTTGGGCCGGGTCGTATCGGTGTACATGCCGGGTCGTAATCGGACCGGATCCAGGCCCTTGAGAACCTCAATGGCTTCCGCGTTATAAAGCCGTTCGGTGTTATTGGACATGGTCAGTCGGATTGCTTGAGGGCCAGAGATTTGAGCTTGCGTTGCAGGCTGTGTCGGCTGATGCCGATCCGTTGAGCCGTTTTCGAGATGTTCCAGTCGTTTTCATCGAGCTTATTGCCCAAGTAGATCTTCTCAAAGTTTTTGTTTGCCTCGGTAAGTGAATCATTTGCCAAAAGATGGTTCCAGACGAACTGGTTCGGTGTCAGGGTCGGTTCCGGATTTCTCAGATATGGGGGCAGATCTGCGCTGCAGATAAGCTCTTTGTCGCACATGATCGCAAGTCTTTCCATGAGGTTTTTGAGCTCCCTGATATTGCCGGGCCAGTGATAAATCTTCAGTCGGTCGATGGCTTCCGGATCCAGGTGGTGACGGCTGCCGCCATGTTCCTTGAAGTAGCCGGCCAGAAAGGTGTCGGCGAGGATCGGGATATCGTCACGCCGTTCGCGTAAAGGAAGGGTCTGAATGGGCAGAATGTCAAGCCGGTTAAAGAGCTCCCTCCGGAAATTTCCGCTGTGGATCTCGTGCTCAAGGTTTTTGTTGGTTGCGGCGATAATCCTGACATTGACCGGGATGTTCTGGTTGCTACCCAAGCGGGTAAAGGTTCTTTCCTCAATAACCCTGAGTATTCGGGCTTGGGTAGCGAGGCTCAGGTTGCCGATTTCATCGAGAAAAATGGTGCCGCCATGGCTCTCTTCAAACTTGCCGTGCTTTCGTCTCAAGGCTCCGCCGACCCCCTTTTCACAACCAAAAAGCTCGGCCTCGATCAGTTCTTCAGGAACTGCGGCGCAGTGGACGTCAATGAAGGGCTGGTCGCCGCGCTTGCTTAAACGATGAATCTCTCGAGCGATCAGCTCCTTGCCGGTTCCGTTTTCACCGACGATTAAAACCCAGCCGTCGGTCGGGGCGATGATCCGGATCTGCTCCTTGAGCTGGATGATGGCCGGGCAGTTGCCGGTCAAGCGGTTTTCATGATACTGCCTTTTCAGACGGAGGTTTTCTTCCTGCAGGCGTGAGAGGGTCAGGGCGTTGGCGGCCGTGATCACCAGCTTGTCAAG is a genomic window containing:
- a CDS encoding (Fe-S)-binding protein, which gives rise to MSQANWRDELKKCVKCGACMTVCPIYRQTGREEMVARGKLNLIESVQGKSDLPPGWREAVDHCLLCCSCEENCSKNIRITEIIAAARNHQNQECGLNPIKKSAFALLKSRFSSLAALLKTGSLLQGLWGRKLPRHSGLQRRLPLPGIDEQTVIPVLPRRNLDDLLRQQKPQAALEPVIYFPGCATRYLYPQTGLDLIYVLEQLGFQGLFPRELVCCGLVAWGTGDQDSHRVLQNRNLEVFHRHASVKEIVTGCASCGHALKEYENLPAGCEILDISEFLYRHREKLERLVGNRRLSRKITYHDPCHLRKGQNLTREPRWLLSLIAGENFIEMSHPERCCGAGGTFGLTHKALSREILAEKACDIEQTGALTVASGCPGCLLQLTEGAVVAGSSWQAEHPVSLLAELLRSPEKPS
- a CDS encoding FAD-binding protein, which gives rise to MSEAINPVRNQLVEKLKQSGFKQEQIAAAEDLRSCYGYDATRQSRSPLLAVLPENHKQVVTVIRLAADQGLKIFPRGAGSGMSGGSIPSADGIILSLTRMKKILEIDQDNMIATVEPGVVTAELQEAVARVGLFYPPDPASLGFSTLGGNVAENAGGPRAVKYGVTADYVMGLEAVMINGETIRCGNKCVKSVSGYDLTSLLVGSEGTLAVITRILLKLLPAPESVRTSLLAFPSMASAARAITSMLKNQIDPSTIEFLDRHSINAVRETLPFSLPDGADTLLLVEIDGSVSSVEAQNRKLQSLLKDDALLFIEAGNQAERAQLWSARRRLSPAIANLAPHKINEDIAVPRAAIPAVIDRLGRLSELVKLPIVCFGHAGDGNIHVNVMLDKNDPEQARRGEEAVAEIFAITLSLGGTLSGEHGIGNTKSAYLDKEWNRATIAAMRAIKRAFDPENRLNPGKIFPPED
- a CDS encoding DUF814 domain-containing protein: MDKQSLEVMSGVLLRQVQGSFITKIHQMTPWHLLLRLRGGGHVGEQRLLIAIAPQAPGLHLTQRRYLNPPRPLRFCAYLRRHLQGARILDLKKDAHDRIIFIRATTRETEKQLIIEFTGKNQNVVFTQGENMIIGALMRPVSHHERLAPGFAYRPPEPIIAGSPNNTAPVLLHEIIPNPSTASAQELLSAYDDWFFPRYQQHYGALEFRKLEKALQQHLRRLQKRQQHLTAEAAEKEKHLDNRRLGDLLKASLPRLQKGLSTAYVVDYWSEKLEETAIALNPALTPQENLEKLYKTAKKARRGLELIEDRRRLTRGDEDYTMNLLFQFSKFRPESDTSEELQELLELAAALTAKKSRSEPLAEKNKNSRVKPARPSPQPGITRLDGVAGGVIYLGRTALANDYLYRHLGRAEDFWFHVRERPGAHVLLKASPDGSAPEAEQLQAATLAAANSQIRGERRVEVTMTKIKYLRKPKGAHPGQLLLSGPHTTVTVNPETSKG
- the parC gene encoding DNA topoisomerase IV subunit A, giving the protein MTQEKQLFLQDECEKQFLGRFTEKAYLEYAMYVILDRALPHIGDGLKPVQRRIIYAMSELGLKAGAKYKKSARTVGDVLGKFHPHGDSACYEAMVLMAQPFTYRYPLIDGQGNWGAPDDPKSFAAMRYTEARLSDYADLLLSELDQGTVDWGDNFDGTLQEPLLLPARLPNLLLNGSTGIAVGMATDIPPHNLSEVAEACIYLLDHPEATTAALCEIIKGPDFPSRAEIITPREELVRLYEKGNGTLKMRAVYELEEHDIVITALPHQVSGARVMEQIAAQMQAKKLPLVADLRDESDNEEPVRLVIIPRSNRVDPELLMAHLFATTDLEKTYRVNLNLIALDGRPRVMGLAQLLNEWLRFRIEVVRRRLNYRREKVEARLHILAGLLIAFLNIDEIIDIIRRHDQPKPILMQHFGLSEKQAEAILELKLRHLAKLEELKIKGEADELEKERQSLAEILASERKLRNLIRKEIKNDARLFGDSRRSPTVIPRNEAQALSTTELLPTEAITVIVSDKGWVRAAKGHDIDPLKLTYRTGDAFKTAVTGRSNQPVVFLAANGRCYTLAAHTLPSARSHGEPLSGRLQIDSPIEHLLMGENEERFLLASDDGYGFITCLQDLLSKNRNGKAVLSLPQNAHPLPPLHLGRTEQEELVALSSSGRMLIFALQQLPLLTRGKGNKIISLNPNGKNQSENETLKMAIILPAGATLRVHAGHRQMTLKKENLETYRGSRGRRGLLLPRGLQRADSLEIIFDQSDPDHG
- the parE gene encoding DNA topoisomerase IV subunit B — translated: MSNNTERLYNAEAIEVLKGLDPVRLRPGMYTDTTRPNHLAQEVIDNSVDEAMAGFANRLEVILYNDNSLEVRDNGRGMPVDIHPEEQVPGIELIMTRLHAGAKFNHKSYQYSGGLHGVGVSVVNALSQHLEVEVKRDGGRFTCAFSGGISSSPLTRIEDVGRRNTGTAIRFWPDPKYFDTVKFAVNRLIHTLRAKAVLCPGLKVSFIDQINEESYEWLFVDGLADYLKQSLDGRSQIPDPPFTSKFSSDSESVSWALTWLPEGGEPINESYVNLIPTSAGGTHVNGLRSGLQAAIREFCDFRNLLPRGLKLSPEDSWEHCSYIISLKSQNPQFSGQTKERLTSRESASLVAGVIKDAFSLWLNEHPAIGEEIAALAIANAQKRQRAARKVERKKITNGPALPGKLADCVSQDPALSELFLVEGDSAGGSAKQARDRNFQAVMPLRGKILNTWESDVEVILASKEIHDIAAAIGVDPGSDRLTDLRYGKICVLADADSDGLHIATLICALFLRHFKPLVRAGHLFIAMPPLYRIDRGKEVYYALDETEKEAILERLREDKKNVRINLQRFKGLGEMNPLQLRETTMAAETRRLVQLTLNEAGEDFQIMDMMLAKKRAADRRQWLEDKGCLTAEPLVPTDAAAQSQEND
- a CDS encoding sigma-54-dependent Fis family transcriptional regulator; translated protein: MKKHIVIIDDEPAIRQSMSDIFTDEGYSVSCAEDGGSALTLLEKESPDLIFLDIWLPDSDGLKLLPGLKTEHPEVPIIMISGHGTIETAVQATKMGAFDFIEKPLSLDKLVITAANALTLSRLQEENLRLKRQYHENRLTGNCPAIIQLKEQIRIIAPTDGWVLIVGENGTGKELIAREIHRLSKRGDQPFIDVHCAAVPEELIEAELFGCEKGVGGALRRKHGKFEESHGGTIFLDEIGNLSLATQARILRVIEERTFTRLGSNQNIPVNVRIIAATNKNLEHEIHSGNFRRELFNRLDILPIQTLPLRERRDDIPILADTFLAGYFKEHGGSRHHLDPEAIDRLKIYHWPGNIRELKNLMERLAIMCDKELICSADLPPYLRNPEPTLTPNQFVWNHLLANDSLTEANKNFEKIYLGNKLDENDWNISKTAQRIGISRHSLQRKLKSLALKQSD